A single genomic interval of Brevibacillus brevis harbors:
- a CDS encoding NAD(P)H-binding protein — protein MTILVTGATGTVGRHVVDQLLKKGVKVRTISRNPEKADLPAGVEVVAGDLTIPESLEAALQGVTALHLLASSYTFQTDPKVVEMAERAGVKRVSVLVSATEGPLEEALANSGMEWTLLKPVEFMSNAIVDWQESIRLEGVVREPFGNALSAKVHEADIASVSVVALLESGHHAQSYFLTGPEAITRIESVQIISKILEREIRFEELTEEQARQNWRDQGYEEGDIDFFVAMGKNPPEVGYTVLPTVEQVTGKPARTFAEWTSEHKSYFE, from the coding sequence ATGACGATTTTAGTAACGGGTGCAACAGGGACGGTAGGGAGACATGTGGTGGATCAGCTTTTGAAAAAAGGAGTCAAGGTGCGTACTATTTCGCGAAATCCGGAAAAAGCCGACCTGCCAGCGGGAGTAGAGGTGGTAGCAGGGGACCTTACTATACCGGAGAGCTTGGAAGCAGCACTGCAAGGTGTAACGGCTCTGCACTTACTTGCATCTAGCTACACCTTTCAAACCGATCCGAAGGTAGTCGAAATGGCGGAAAGAGCTGGTGTGAAGCGCGTATCCGTATTGGTGAGTGCCACCGAAGGGCCTTTAGAAGAAGCATTGGCAAACAGTGGGATGGAATGGACTCTCCTGAAGCCTGTGGAATTCATGTCCAATGCGATTGTCGATTGGCAGGAATCGATTCGTTTGGAGGGAGTCGTGCGGGAGCCTTTTGGCAATGCTTTAAGCGCCAAAGTACACGAAGCAGATATCGCGAGTGTTTCTGTGGTGGCATTGCTTGAATCGGGACACCATGCGCAAAGTTATTTTCTTACGGGACCAGAGGCGATTACACGCATTGAATCAGTTCAGATAATTTCGAAAATTTTAGAGAGAGAAATTCGATTTGAAGAGCTTACGGAGGAGCAGGCGCGACAGAATTGGAGAGATCAGGGCTATGAAGAGGGAGATATCGACTTTTTCGTAGCCATGGGCAAAAATCCACCTGAAGTGGGCTACACGGTCTTGCCCACGGTGGAGCAAGTGACCGGAAAGCCTGCAAGAACGTTTGCCGAATGGACATCCGAACATAAAAGCTATTTTGAATAA
- a CDS encoding S-layer homology domain-containing protein, whose amino-acid sequence MIGWVIVKNGGWELGRFPRAVRSLVFFSLFCLIFQAGIFVPVSQVASAEETPAAVETTVDLRHLQEKVNEINAENLIQEKYTPDSWRKLAYALDAAKAVLTKPNVTQAEIDGALSVLVLAREGLKKQEGTVDKSKLQTKVEEIAVEKLQEKDYTRASWKELQDRLGQAYFVLDDPHASQPVVDVTLEKLIKARQDLKIQDDAVYKRELRAKAREIEDKDLDEDDYTRSSWRKLEDALEQAWDVIDDPHATQSEVDDALYDLRKAWRNLEDDDRDRGRDRDKDSRKGSYNTPTTIFFTGGSPTDKKVVLPATNIKSKSQRGYINGYPDGTFQPDRTVTRAEIAAILLNAEMVSQSSASKGRFFDVADNYWAVNPIHQVSAAGMMNGYPDGTFRPSANITRAEIAAVIYKYKALQGAGGGTVFFDVRGNHWSSPIIAAVVAKGYMTGYPDGTFQPEKALTRAEAVTILNRVLNRVPQNQVGPQRWPDVVPGHWAYKEIEEASIK is encoded by the coding sequence TTTGCTTGATCTTCCAAGCAGGCATATTCGTGCCTGTAAGCCAAGTAGCAAGTGCAGAGGAAACACCTGCCGCGGTAGAAACCACTGTAGATCTTCGTCACTTACAAGAAAAAGTCAATGAAATTAACGCCGAGAATTTAATCCAGGAAAAATATACACCCGATAGCTGGAGAAAGCTTGCGTATGCGTTGGATGCTGCAAAAGCCGTACTGACGAAGCCAAACGTCACCCAAGCAGAAATCGATGGTGCCTTGTCCGTGTTAGTCCTAGCAAGAGAAGGGCTGAAGAAGCAGGAAGGTACAGTCGACAAGAGCAAACTGCAAACGAAAGTAGAGGAAATTGCAGTGGAAAAGCTGCAAGAAAAAGATTACACGAGGGCCAGTTGGAAAGAGCTACAGGATAGACTGGGGCAGGCTTACTTTGTGCTGGATGATCCGCATGCGAGCCAGCCTGTCGTAGATGTTACCCTTGAGAAACTGATCAAAGCGAGACAAGATTTGAAGATTCAAGATGACGCGGTCTATAAAAGAGAGCTGAGGGCCAAAGCGAGAGAGATCGAGGACAAAGACTTGGATGAAGACGACTACACCAGATCGAGCTGGCGCAAATTGGAAGATGCGCTTGAACAAGCGTGGGATGTCATTGACGATCCACATGCTACGCAGTCTGAAGTAGATGATGCTCTGTACGATTTGAGAAAAGCATGGAGAAATCTAGAGGATGATGATCGAGACAGAGGTCGGGATCGGGATAAAGACAGTAGGAAGGGTTCCTATAACACGCCGACAACCATCTTTTTCACTGGCGGTAGCCCTACAGATAAGAAAGTGGTTCTCCCTGCAACCAATATAAAAAGTAAGAGCCAACGTGGCTATATCAATGGCTATCCTGACGGAACGTTTCAACCGGATCGTACGGTGACACGCGCGGAGATAGCTGCCATTTTACTGAACGCTGAAATGGTGAGCCAGTCTTCTGCGAGTAAGGGAAGGTTCTTCGATGTAGCCGACAACTACTGGGCAGTGAATCCGATTCATCAAGTAAGTGCAGCGGGTATGATGAACGGCTACCCGGATGGCACATTCCGTCCATCTGCCAACATTACCCGAGCGGAAATAGCCGCGGTCATCTACAAGTATAAGGCCTTGCAAGGTGCGGGCGGGGGTACTGTCTTTTTTGATGTGAGGGGAAATCACTGGTCATCTCCAATCATTGCAGCGGTTGTTGCAAAAGGGTACATGACAGGTTATCCCGACGGTACCTTCCAGCCAGAGAAAGCGCTGACTCGTGCCGAAGCTGTGACGATTCTCAATCGCGTGCTGAATCGCGTGCCGCAGAATCAAGTTGGCCCGCAAAGATGGCCGGACGTCGTACCTGGTCATTGGGCGTATAAAGAAATTGAAGAAGCATCCATTAAGTAA
- a CDS encoding helix-turn-helix transcriptional regulator, translating to MKLDRLLAITIELMSKKRVTATELAARFEVSVRTIYRDVELINQAGIPVVSFTGADGGFELMEGFFLTKQHFSVKDFSVIYNLLKSTEGAIGGKYTTLVQKLGSLQPALLNGGNNESIIFNLSTVEDEKATIHPLSEAIQQNRVTTFFYVSASGTVSERRVEPLCLFWERGAWYLQAYCLLRQANRIFRLSRMTALEVTEIIFQPRIDQTSQDEEETQDFEGTLAHLRFDPSVGLRVLEQFPGECTHHGTHIDLHKVFYKRDYAVSVVLSYGSKVEIISPDDLKEDLLKEIKQIQQRYQ from the coding sequence ATGAAGCTGGATCGATTACTTGCCATCACAATAGAGTTGATGTCGAAAAAACGGGTGACAGCAACAGAGCTTGCCGCCAGGTTTGAGGTCTCTGTTCGAACGATTTATCGTGATGTCGAGTTAATTAATCAAGCTGGCATTCCCGTCGTTTCATTCACGGGAGCAGATGGTGGATTCGAGCTGATGGAAGGTTTCTTCCTAACGAAGCAGCACTTCTCTGTGAAAGACTTTTCGGTCATATACAATCTTTTAAAAAGTACGGAAGGAGCTATCGGAGGAAAATATACAACACTTGTTCAGAAGCTGGGCAGCCTGCAGCCTGCTCTACTGAATGGGGGAAATAACGAGTCGATCATTTTTAACCTGAGTACGGTAGAAGATGAAAAGGCCACTATTCACCCGCTTTCAGAGGCGATCCAGCAAAATCGAGTCACGACTTTCTTTTATGTGAGTGCATCAGGTACGGTCTCAGAGAGACGAGTAGAGCCGCTCTGTCTATTTTGGGAGCGTGGAGCGTGGTATCTTCAGGCGTATTGCTTGTTGCGTCAGGCCAATCGAATCTTCCGCCTTTCCAGGATGACCGCTCTTGAGGTGACAGAAATCATTTTTCAACCAAGAATTGACCAGACAAGCCAGGACGAAGAAGAAACGCAAGACTTTGAAGGGACACTCGCGCATCTCCGTTTTGATCCGTCCGTAGGGCTGCGTGTGTTGGAGCAATTCCCGGGAGAATGCACACATCACGGTACGCATATCGATTTGCACAAAGTCTTTTATAAGCGAGACTACGCGGTTTCAGTCGTATTAAGTTATGGATCAAAGGTGGAGATTATTTCCCCTGACGACTTAAAGGAAGACCTATTGAAAGAAATCAAACAGATTCAGCAACGCTACCAATAA